The Juglans regia cultivar Chandler chromosome 1, Walnut 2.0, whole genome shotgun sequence nucleotide sequence atatcagagcgaaagttcgaaaaatattcataatcaaaatccatttggcatagcataaactgaaacatcacatcttatcttatcatatcagaacaaataccatgtttaacccctgtggtagggttgtgcaaatcccggtagctaaccgagtaaaaacagaatgtgaatcttccccttattcattctccgagccccgagtgtgcacataggaaagataacgcagaaaaccactttattttcaaagtgggtgcactagaaacagaaaagttggtaccaacccgaacagaggctacagttttacacccgtggtaaggtcagaacggaacagaaacagaaatagaatgttttgccagaggttttcagaaatcacatcagatcatatcagagtacagaaaatctttagaacataacaaaatcatatcgcaacataatttatgtacaaaatctcatattcgctctcttttcaaagtttagaaacagaatgtcaaaaataagcttatgtctataccaatcatgacagaaaataatttcttcttaaacagaatctcatgagtaatgcagaacaaataactgaggtaattcaaatttcttttctaaatcaaatatgtatatttcccaaaaaaaacctcagttcattttattttaatgtaaagtctagcataggaaccccgcttacctggatttcttagcttttcagaaatttccttagaaatgccgaacaaatactAATCGTCACCTacaaaataatcacgtaattcttgtaaatttcatttgaacacgtatttcgatatttaaacctaagtttctaaaataacctattagtttctcaaaacctaaaattcttataacctcaaaatatatcatctcttTCTAAGATCATCAATGCCCATCTAATAAATTTgactgaaacattaaaaattaatctaacttatttacaatTGTAATCAGActataaatttaatactagatcatataactaaaccaaaatattttaaattaaacaacaacttttatttaataaactagatcatatctaaaaatgtttaaaaataaaattacatcattatcgattacttttgaaagaaaactttgcttaataacaatttaaattttttaaaagatttctgtaaacaaaaataaaatagagtacactaatacatatttaaaagtttaaaacacgcTAATATAGCTTGTACTCAAAAGGGTAAAGATGtaacttatctaaaataatatatgcttgaCTAACTATATAGTAAGCtttgttatttgaaaacatGCTCATACTACGTGAGGTAAGTTTACGCGGCAGAGGCACACCGTGAGGGAAGGGAACGTGCGACAATGCACAGAGCTAGCTGAGGTTGGCGGTGGAAGGTGGTGAAGTCGGCggagcacagagagagagagagagaacaacacgATGAGAGAGATAACAGAGAGAAAGAGCGAGGGCAGGGCGAACGTGTTTGCGGTAGCTGGGCCAAGCTGTTTCCGGTGGAGGCTTGCGGTGTTGAAGGTCATGCAGGGGTTGATTAGGGGGTTGAGAACGTGGAGGCTAGGCTTCTAGGGAGGCGATGGCGTGGAGGATAGGGGGTTGGCCGTGGTGCAACTGCTCTGTTTCGGGGAGCAAAAATAAGGAAATTTCATGGTTTGCAACGGAGGTTGCAGGAGGCGTTGGGCGGAGGCTTCATGTGGTTGGGCACAATGGCTTATGGTTCCACAAGGGGCTGGGCAAAGGCCAGAGGCTTCCGTCGTGCAGGGGGAAGCTTGCACGGGGGTGGTTTCCATTCGGCTGCGTGCACATGGGCACTGGTTTTTCTGATGCAGCTACACTCGAAAAATGAAGCCAAGTTGCGTCTCGGCAGTCTCGTTTGTGGCAGTGGAGTGGTGGTTGAAGAGGGCTGGCTTACGGTTTCTACAAGGTGGTGGTCGCGTCATATGGCAAATAGACAGAGGACTCATGCAGGTCTGGGCAAGGAGGTTGCTGGTGGCAGTATCACGGTGGTCCCGTGGTTGACACAAAGAGATGCGGCTGTTGGGATTCACGCGACGTGCAACGCTGGAGGATGAGGGAAGGAGGGACATGATCGAAACGGACGATGGTTTGTGGATGGAGCTTCTGTGCACGAGTGGGTGGAGATTGCCGTGGGAGTTTTTGCGGCAGCTAAAGGCTTTGTAAACTAACATGCAggtgcgtgtatatatatatatatatatatgtatttattggcGATggagaaaccctagagaaaaggGAGTAACGTGCATGCGGATGGAAAATAGTCGCACGGGTGAGGAACTATTCATAAACCGAAAGTTTTTCCAAGGTTAAAACAAACggccaagatctccaaataaaaggaaaatcactactcaagttcataatataaaaacctaaaatatcaagctcaaataaataaataaataaataaaatccatagtccaactatacaaattttgggtccgggtatTACATTTtaacgccccaatgaaaggtccaaaccacatggcctatactccaaaaggactagtcaattatacaattggagtcccattagaactttataaagagcaagaatttctcattcccaaacaatgtgggatcccatacactacctaactttatccatatcatatggggtatcacaatctacccctcttaaattcccgacgttcTCGTCGGGCTTGTCCATTGTacgtggcacggctcaagtcctatatttctggttgggataggctttgataccatttataACGTCCCAATGAAAGACtcaaatcacatggcctatactccaaaatgactaatcaatgatacaattagaactccaatggaaccttataaagagcaataacttctcattttcaagcaatgtaggatctcatacaACATCTACCCTTATCTATATCATATGGGTATCACATAAATTATGGAAGAAAAAGTCCCCAGAGGGAAACAGAGGGTGAGGGGGAGGGGTTAGAGTTCATGGTTTACCTCGCCGGAAGTGGCAACGAGCCATTTCTGAACGAGGCCAGGACGTTGGCGAGAGGCGATTCAGTTGTACTTGATAGAGCTGGACTTGGACTTGTTTGTTTAGACTCTACGGTTTTAATAAAGCACTCCCTCCAACGCCCATAACCCCAGAATTTAACTAAAATGGGCTCATACACATCCAACTTCATGCGCCTCCTTTCCTTAACCAAGCTGCTGTCATCGCACGTCAACCAAGGCCATCATGAGCGTGCTCTTGCTGTTTTCCACCACATGCATGCCTCCCTGGCCCTTGCTCTCGATCCCCATGTCTTCTCTCTCGTCCTTAAGTCTTGCTCAGCTATCCATCGCCCGCAACTTGGTACCTCCATCCATGCCCATGTTGCCAAATCCTCATTCCTGTCAAATCCATTTGTCGCTTGCGCTCTCGTCGACATGTATGGTAAATGCGTCTCGATTTATTCATCGCGCCAGCTGTTTGATGAAATCCCTAACAGAAATGTTGTCGTGTGGAATTCTATGATATCGATTTATACTCGATGTAATTGTGTTCCTGATGCTTTGAGATTATTTGAAGTTATGGACGTTGCACCCAATGCGTCAACTTATAACTCCATTATAGCGGGTTCCGTAGGTTTGGCTGATGGGTCATTTAAGGCGATTCAGTTTTACTGGCGAATGAGAGAAATGGGGTTGAAGCCAGATCTGATTACGCTTCTTGCTCTGTTACCCGCTTGTGTTGCTTTAGCAGCATTGAATCTGATTAAGGAACTTCACAGCTATGCAATTAGGAATGATATTGACTCTCATACCCAATTGAGTAGTGGCCTAGTGGAGGCCTACGGCAGATGTGGGTGTCTTGTACATGCTCAAAATGTGTTTAGAGGTATGATGGAAAGAGATGTGGTTGCATGGAGTAGCTTGATATCGGCATACGCGCTTCATGGGGAGGCCAGAATTGCGCTGGATATTTTTCAGCAGATGGAATTGGCTAGAGTACAGCCTGATGACATAACCTTTCTTGGTGTACTGAAAGCTTGTAGCCATGCGGGTTTAGCTGATGAAGCATTGGATTACTTTGCTCGAATGCGAACGGAATATGGCGTGGAAGCAAGTAGTGATCACTATTCATGCTTAGTGGATGTGTTAAGCAGAGCTGGGAGATTACACGAGGCATATCAGGTAATACTAGAAATGCCAGTTAAGGTGACTGCAAAAGCTTGGGGTGCACTTCTGGGGGCATGTCGAACATATGGAGATTTTGAGCTAGCGGAGATTGCAGGAAAAGCTTTGTCTGAGATTGAACCTGATAATCCTGCCAACTATGTACTGTTGGCTGGCATATATGCCAGTCTAGGGAGACACGAGGAAGCAGAAAGGATGAGAAGGGAAATGAAGAAAAGGGGAGTGAAGGCTGCCCCTGGTAGTAGCTGGGTAGTGTATCAGGATTGAGAAGAGTGActtttgagcttttttttttcctcgacAAAGGAGGGATAAACGTCAGGCACACACATCACTCTGGACAGTCGGCTAAAGCTTCCATTTGATATTCACGTAGAGATAGAGAAACAGCTGCAATCAGAAATATGAAGCTACAGCTGAAATTACAACCTGTTCCTCTGACAGCAAATATGCCTGAGATATATTTGAACCTGTTTGTAAATATGCAATTGTTTCTAGAAAAGATTTCCGTTTTGGTTGCAACTTGTCATCTCTCCTGAAATTCTCAAATATAAGCAACTACGTCATTTACTTCATTCTAAGGTAAGGTTAAGAAGCAGAGGCCCTGCATCTCTCCCTTTCACCCGCTTCAGAGATTGCTTGAGCTTACTATTGTGAGAGCGTTCGTGCTGATAGTATATATGCACGAGTTGTTAGCATTTGTTCTTGTAACTATTTAATAcgttttctttaacttttttgaGGGGCACATCCCCCGAATCCCGTTTCATAGGGATCCTCTCCCCGAATCCCAACTTACTACGGAATAAGAGCATTAATATTGACTTAATCAAagacatctttaaaattttataaaaaatatatattttttataaatttaaaacctttttaaccataatctcatattagattaatcaaaataataatataatattattttttaataataatatttttattttttttaatattttacaattatattaattatatatcaattaataatatatttttaattaatgaaaatgaaagggcCTTCGATGGAAATGAAAATCATtggaaataaaaattgaaaagcaaaacaattaggataatttttataataaaatattatttttgaaaatgaacagtacatcttcaaatttgaagatattcttcaaatttgtagctcttaattcaaacttttattttttgaagaggCCAATGTAGatcattttatctatatttctttaaattttgaagatctaTTGACTTTTGAAGAAGCCAATGCTAGTTCTCTAAAgcatatatcattattcaaaagCTAATGATTGAAAGTAAAGTGCTTAAGGGATTGTTCACTCAGTCATCTTTTTTAATGAACTCGTTTAAGGGGACATCTATTGTGTTTGAAGGTATTGAATGCATGTCTTTACTTTATGGCAAGATGTCTCCAAGTTTGATGGCCAGGTCCTTTAGGTGTGAACTTTTTCTTGGCCAATTTAATGCTTCCCATGCTGTCTCTCCTGAAGCTCTTATCAAAACATGCATCCTCAATTGCaaacagccaaaaaaaaaaaaaaaaaagacaatgagAAGGAAAATATGGATAGAAGAGATAGTTGTTCTCTTTGGTGTCCATTTAGTAGTGTATGCTCTCTGTTAtcagtgtttatttttatattttctacttGTTGACCATCCAAAGATTTTGCTTGACATAACATGTGAACCCCATGCATTGCAGGCTACCAATTGAACAACCCATTTACCTCCTTATTTCGACCAAGAGAACACCGTATTTgcagtgaaaaaaatatttaattccaaAGAAAACTGCAAACATCGAATCTTCTTCTGCTTGATTACGATGCTTTACTAGGTCCGACAAAGTTGGCTATGAAAGGTTTGTCACGAACATCAAATACTCGCTCTGCAGTTGCCTGCTTGCAGATTTGTTCGTTCCATATCAAATTACCTCCTAATTCTTCTGCTAACCAGTTTTAGACAACTCAGACGAGTCGTTCAGGCTTCAATGTTGACAGTCTCGTGGGATAACGAAGCTCAAACTAAATGCAATCATTAGTTTAATAGTTTGCATGCTTTAGCGCCCTCAAATAGCTCTATCATCCTCTAGGATTTTCTATGGGAAACATTTTCTATGGGAAACACAAGACCCTTCTGAGTTTTTTCCCGTCCATTGCTCGAGCCATTTCAAGGTTAAATGCTTACATGAGTATTTTTTGAAGTCCTTACATGAGTTGTATAATACTCAAATTCACAATATCCAAGTATCACTCCAAACAATTGCAAGACAGTGAAGAACACAGTAATCTTAAGCCTTGACTCTCTTACAACCATCTGTATACTCAGAAATACATGAACTCAACACACATTTCAACTTTACAAGTTCCAACGCCCTTTGGATTCGCTGCAGGTTGTAA carries:
- the LOC109014320 gene encoding putative pentatricopeptide repeat-containing protein At1g03510, which translates into the protein MGSYTSNFMRLLSLTKLLSSHVNQGHHERALAVFHHMHASLALALDPHVFSLVLKSCSAIHRPQLGTSIHAHVAKSSFLSNPFVACALVDMYGKCVSIYSSRQLFDEIPNRNVVVWNSMISIYTRCNCVPDALRLFEVMDVAPNASTYNSIIAGSVGLADGSFKAIQFYWRMREMGLKPDLITLLALLPACVALAALNLIKELHSYAIRNDIDSHTQLSSGLVEAYGRCGCLVHAQNVFRGMMERDVVAWSSLISAYALHGEARIALDIFQQMELARVQPDDITFLGVLKACSHAGLADEALDYFARMRTEYGVEASSDHYSCLVDVLSRAGRLHEAYQVILEMPVKVTAKAWGALLGACRTYGDFELAEIAGKALSEIEPDNPANYVLLAGIYASLGRHEEAERMRREMKKRGVKAAPGSSWVVYQD